A single genomic interval of Candidatus Zixiibacteriota bacterium harbors:
- a CDS encoding outer membrane beta-barrel protein, with protein sequence MTKTVLIIALVAAIATSAMGQTPSKPFSVYLQGGASMPQQDFKDLYKYGYHGGGGLGFSIFPRMELVARGSYHKYSAESLNSILPDQSTIDVTGGDLSMIMYGAELKLNLGVFTSNPYLLGGFGRAQFDIEDVTVNAFGLEQTHEFPSHTETYRILGAGLEFTRTFLEARYYTFMEDITEETSTRLITVSFGIRL encoded by the coding sequence ATGACCAAGACAGTCCTGATAATAGCATTGGTTGCTGCGATTGCTACTTCAGCCATGGGACAGACTCCTTCCAAACCTTTCAGCGTGTACTTGCAGGGTGGAGCTTCCATGCCGCAACAGGACTTCAAGGACCTTTACAAGTATGGATACCACGGCGGTGGTGGTCTGGGATTTTCGATTTTCCCGCGCATGGAATTGGTAGCCAGGGGCAGCTACCATAAGTATTCAGCCGAGTCACTAAACAGCATCCTGCCCGATCAGAGCACGATCGATGTTACCGGCGGCGATCTGTCGATGATAATGTACGGCGCTGAGCTCAAACTCAACCTCGGCGTGTTTACGTCCAACCCCTACCTGCTGGGTGGCTTCGGTAGGGCTCAGTTTGACATTGAGGACGTCACAGTCAACGCTTTCGGGCTTGAACAAACACATGAGTTCCCATCGCACACGGAAACCTACAGGATCCTCGGCGCTGGTCTGGAGTTTACACGGACTTTTCTTGAGGCCCGTTACTACACCTTCATGGAAGACATAACCGAGGAGACCAGCACCCGGTTGATCACTGTATCGTTTGGGATCAGGTTGTAG
- a CDS encoding outer membrane beta-barrel protein, protein MRSITAMKAITTLTTILILATTVSAQLPSPIKVYAGGGLSIQHKPPTFDGWYKIGWHMTTGVGYSVAPMVELVGSFDYHTFTSDFTKSGDATLGRVGGGDIKAAMFGVNAKVKPSLPMIPIKPYGVAGIGMAKVTQTDFDWPPLTKVGTARFWEDVLGLEDQTKFYYRFGGGVIYSLFPKVSLYAEARYTTIQIDGANTVFDKPLRFWAVTGGVRLM, encoded by the coding sequence ATGCGCAGCATCACAGCAATGAAAGCTATCACGACACTGACTACAATCTTGATCCTGGCAACGACCGTCTCGGCACAATTACCCAGCCCTATCAAAGTTTACGCCGGTGGCGGCCTGAGTATACAGCACAAACCGCCAACTTTCGATGGCTGGTACAAGATAGGTTGGCACATGACAACCGGTGTTGGCTACAGCGTGGCGCCGATGGTCGAATTGGTCGGTAGTTTCGACTACCACACCTTCACATCCGATTTCACAAAGAGCGGAGACGCCACCCTTGGCCGGGTCGGCGGCGGGGATATCAAGGCGGCGATGTTCGGGGTGAATGCAAAAGTGAAACCAAGTTTACCGATGATTCCGATCAAACCATACGGGGTGGCAGGCATCGGTATGGCCAAAGTAACTCAAACGGATTTTGACTGGCCGCCTTTGACCAAGGTCGGCACAGCCCGGTTCTGGGAGGACGTGCTGGGGCTGGAAGATCAGACGAAGTTTTACTACCGGTTCGGCGGCGGCGTGATATACTCGTTGTTTCCCAAAGTGAGCCTTTATGCCGAGGCGCGCTACACCACGATTCAGATCGATGGAGCCAACACTGTCTTTGACAAGCCGCTTCGGTTCTGGGCGGTGACCGGTGGTGTCCGTCTGATGTAG